The following proteins come from a genomic window of Lolium rigidum isolate FL_2022 chromosome 5, APGP_CSIRO_Lrig_0.1, whole genome shotgun sequence:
- the LOC124653717 gene encoding DEAD-box ATP-dependent RNA helicase 7-like: protein MPSIAAVPEPMAVDDSASRKARRKQLKAAEAEAAAAAASSGKKEKKDKKRKAKAPSSDDDEGTSSTSSESDRAAKKAKKEKKDKKAKKVVEDEVMEEEEEEENDEELTASGEEEEEEEDPADPNSLDNFRISEPLKLKLRAKGIKTLFPIQASTFSLLLDGNDLVGRARTGQGKTLAFVLPILESLVNGPHKATRRTDYGRPPSILVLLPTRELANQVHADFEYYGGAFGFSTCCAYGGSPYRPQEMAMRKGVDVVVGTPGRVKDLIVKGTLNLKALKFRVLDEADEMLNMGFVDDVELILGKVEDVTKVQTLLFSATLPEWVKKLSMRFLKPDKKTVDLVGNEKMKASASVRHLALPCNRAARARVIPDIIRCYSHGGRTIIFTETKDSASELSGLIPGSRALHGDIAQAQREVVIAGFRSGKFVVLVATNVAARGLDINDVQLIIQCEPPKDVEAYIHRSGRTGRAGNTGIAVMLFEPRYKFGLTRIERESGVKFEHVSAPQPSDVAQSAGNEAAEAIASVSDSVIPVFRQQAEELLSSSSMSAVDLLAKALAKAVGYTDIKKRSLLSSMENCTTLHLSTGSTMYTPSYVISTLKRFMPEDRLSNVQGVALTSDGRGAVFDVPSEEVQDYLQGAENAAGVTLDEVKELPALQEREQQSRGGGSRWGGGGGRGGGGRRFGGGGGGRGGFGGRGRGGGGRFGRR from the exons ATGCCTTCCATCGCCGCCGTCCCCGAGCCCATGGCCGTCGACGACTCCGCCTCCAGGAAGGCCAGGCGCAAGCAGCTCAAGGCCGCCGaggccgaggccgccgccgccgccgcctcctcgggcaagaaggagaagaaggacaagaagcgcAAGGCCAAGGCGCCCTCCtcagacgacgacgagggcaccaGCAGCACCAGCTCCGAGTCCGACCGCGCGGCCAAGAAGgccaagaaggagaagaaggacaagaaggccAAGAAGGTCGTTGAAGATGaggtgatggaggaggaggaggaggaggagaatgacGAGGAGCTCACCGccagcggcgaggaggaggaggaggaggaggatcccGCCGACCCCAACTCGCTCGACAACTTCCGCATCTCCGAGCCGCTCAAGCTCAAGCTCAGGGCCAAGGGCATCAAGACCCTCTTCCCCATCCAGGCCAGCACCTTCAGCCTCCTCCTCGACGGCAACGACCTCGTCGGACGCGCGCGCACTGGACAG GGCAAAACTCTGGCTTTTGTTCTCCCCATACTGGAGTCATTGGTCAATGGGCCACACAAGGCGACCAGAAGGACTGACTACGGCAGGCCTCCAAGTATTCTGGTTCTGCTACCCACCAGAGAGCTAGCCAATCAG GTGCATGCTGACTTTGAGTATTATGGTGGAGCATTTGGGTTTTCTACCTGCTGTGCTTATGGAGGCTCTCCCTACCGTCCTCAAGAGATGGCAATGCGGAAGGGGGTTGACGTTGTTGTTGGTACCCCTGGCCGTGTCAAG GATTTAATTGTAAAGGGAACACTCAATTTGAAGGCCTTGAAGTTCCGTGTCCTTGATGAAGCTGATGAAATGCTTAACATGGGCTTTGTTGACGATGTTGAGCTTATTCTTG GCAAGGTTGAGGATGTCACCAAAGTACAGACACTTCTGTTCAGTGCTACTCTACCAGAGTGGGTAAAGAAG CTCTCAATGAGGTTCCTGAAACCTGACAAGAAGACTGTTGATCTTGTTGGCAACGAGAAAATGAAAGCTAGTGCATCTGTCAGGCATCTTGCTCTTCCTTGCAACCGTGCTGCAAGGGCACGAGTTATCCCAGACATCATTCGATGCTATAGCCA TGGAGGGCGAACCATTATTTTCACCGAGACAAAAGATTCTGCATCAGAGCTCTCTGGCTTGATTCCTGGATCCCGTGCCTTGCATGGAGATATCGCGCAAGCTCAGCGTGAA GTAGTTATTGCTGGATTCAGAAGCGGCAAGTTTGTTGTTTTGGTTGCTACAAATGTGGCTGCGAGGGGTCTTGATATTAATGATGTGCAGCTTATCATTCAG TGCGAGCCTCCAAAGGATGTTGAAGCTTACATCCACCGGTCAGGTCGCACAGGGAGAGCAGGGAATACTGGCATTGCAGTCATGCTTTTTGAACCCAGATATAAATTTGGTTTGACCAGAATAGAGAGGGAGTCTGGGGTGAAGTTTGAACATGTATCTGCGCCGCAGCCTAGCGATGTGGCACAATCTGctggcaatgaagcagcagaagcCATTGCAAGTGTGTCTGACAG TGTTATTCCTGTTTTCCGGCAACAAGCAGAAGAGCTGTTAAGTTCTTCCAGCATGTCTGCAGTCGATCTACTAGCCAAAGCCCTTGCAAAGGCAGTT GGGTACACTGACATAAAGAAGAGATCGTTGCTTTCTTCCATGGAGAACTGTACTACATTACATCTTTCAACTGGCAGTACGATGTATACACCATC GTATGTTATTTCCACTTTGAAGAGGTTCATGCCAGAAGACAGACTTTCAAATGTGCAGGGTGTAGCCCTTACCTCTGATGGGAGAGGCGCTGTATTTGATGTTCCTTCAGAAGAGGTTCAAGATTATCTTCAAG GCGCTGAGAATGCAGCTGGTGTGACACTTGATGAAGTGAAGGAACTGCCAGCCTTGCAAGAGAGGGAGCAGCAGTCAAGGGGTGGCGGGTCGAGgtggggcggcggtggtggtcgtGGCGGTGGTGGCAGGAGATTtgggggtggcggcggtggccgaggAGGCTTTGGTGGAAGAGGCAGGGGAGGCGGTGGAAGGTTTGGCAGGAGGTGA